In Nymphaea colorata isolate Beijing-Zhang1983 chromosome 3, ASM883128v2, whole genome shotgun sequence, a genomic segment contains:
- the LOC116250920 gene encoding cysteine--tRNA ligase CPS1 homolog, chloroplastic/mitochondrial-like isoform X2, with protein MASLHCLPPSVEPRVSEHINQIIDMIKQILDNGCAYVIDGDVYFSVDKFPDYGRLSGRKLEDNRAGERVAVDSRKQNPADFALWKSTKPGEPSWESPWGPGRPGWHIECSAMSATYLGHSFDIHGGGMDLVFPHHENEIAQSCAACSKSQVGYWMHNGFVNVNSEKMSKSLGNFFTIRQVIDLYHPLALRLFLLGTHYRSPMNYSTVLLESASDRAFYIYQSLHDCEKLLLQSHGSQLKDTVAVETQDCIRRFHAAFRTSMSDDLHTNVVLAALTEPLKTMNDLLHTRKGKKQALRIETLQALEKEVSSVLSILGLMPSNCSEVVGQLKSKALLRAGITEEEVLIKIEDRNSARKNKDYEKSDKIREELAVKGIALMDNPDGTTWRPSVPLEMQELLISST; from the exons ATTTTGGATAATGGTTGTGCTTATGTAATTGATGGTGATGTGTACTTCTCCGTCGACAAATTTCCTGATTATGGTCGCCTGTCTGGTCGAAAGCTAGAAGATAATAGAGCAGGTGAGCGGGTTGCCGTGGATTCGAGAAAGCAAAATCCAGCTGATTTTGCATTATGGAAA TCAACAAAGCCTGGTGAACCATCTTGGGAAAGTCCCTGGGGACCTGGGAGACCTGGATGGCATATTGAGTGCAGTGCTATGAGTGCCACTTATCTTGGTCACTCTTTTGATATCCATGGAGGAGGAATGGACCTTGTATTTCCACACCATGAGAATGAGATTGCACAAAGTTGTGCTGCCTGCTCTAAGAGTCAAGTTGGCTATTGGATGCATAATGGCTTTGTCAATGTAAACTCAGAGAAAATGTCTAAATCACTAGGAAACTTCTTCACTATCCGTCAG GTGATAGATCTTTACCATCCACTGGCTTTGAGGCTTTTCCTGCTGGGTACACATTATCGCTCTCCAATGAACTACTCGACTGTGCTACTTGAGAGTGCATCTGATCGTGCTTTTTACATCTATCAG AGTCTACATGATTGTGAAAAGCTGCTGCTCCAGTCTCATGGGTCTCAATTAAAGGACACTGTGGCAGTTGAGACACAAGACTGCATTAGAAGGTTTCATGCTGCTTTCCGAACTTCTATGTCAGATGACCTACATACTAATGTTGTCTTGGCTGCTTTAACTGAACCACTGAAGACCATGAATGATCTTCTCCACACACGCAAG GGGAAGAAGCAGGCGCTGCGCATTGAAACTCTGCAAGCTCTAGAGAAGGAAGTCAGTAGTGTCTTGAGCATCCTGGGGTTGATGCCATCTAATTGTTCTGAG GTTGTAGGACAGCTGAAAAGCAAAGCATTGTTGCGAGCTGGGATTACTGAAGAGGAAGTTTTGATAAAAATTGAGGACCGAAATTCAGCTAGGAAGAACAAGGACTATGAGAAATCCGATAAGATCAGGGAGGAGTTGGCAGTGAAAGGGATTGCACTTATGGATAATCCTGATGGAACCACATGGAGACCTAGCGTTCCTCTTGAAATGCAAGAACTATTGATTTCTTCAACATGA